The window AACAGTTCATGACGGCTGTTTGTAACCGTACTTTCGATATCAACAACAAGAAGGTTGACGATTATAAAGCTAACTATTCCAAGTATCTTGTCATGAGAGAAGATCGTCGTGAAAAACTGATTCAGGCTAAAAAGAATCAGGATGCGGAGATCAAACAGATGGAAGACAACATTAATAAGTTCCGTGCAAGTGCTACAAAAGCATCTTTCGCGCAGTCACTTATTAAGAAATTAGATAAAATAGAACGTATCGAAGTTGATAATGAAGACGTTTCAAAATTCAATATCCGTTTCGTACAGTCTATGGTTCCGGGAAAAATCATCTTTGAAGCAAATCATTTAGGAAAAGCTTACGGAAAAAAGCAGATTTTTGATGATGTAGACTTTATCGTTCAGAGAGGAGACAGAATTGCTCTTTTAGGACAAAACGGACAAGGAAAAACAACGTTGGCTAAAATTTTAGCAGGAGATATTAAAGATTATTCCGGAACCTGGAATCTTGGACATAATGTAAACATTGGATACTTCGCACAGAATCAGGAAGAGGTTTTAACACCTAATAAAACAGTTCTGGAAGAAGCAGAAGATGCAGCAACGGAAGAGACAAGACCTAGAGTAAGAGATTTATTAGGATCTTTCCTTTTCCAGGGAGACGCTGTTACTAAGAAAACAAAAGTACTTTCCGGAGGAGAGAGAAACCGTCTGGCACTTTGTAAACTGTTGCTTCGTCCTTTCAACACCCTGATCATGGATGAGCCTACCAACCACTTGGACATCCAGTCTAAGGAGATTATCAAGCTTGCGCTGCAGAACTTTGAAGGAACTTTAATTGTAATTTCGCACGACAGGGAATTCCTTCAGGGACTTTGTGATAAGATCTATGAGTTCCGTGATGGGAAAATGAAAGAATTCCTTGGAGATATCAATGAATATCTTGAATACAGACAAAAGGAAACGATCAGAGAGA of the Chryseobacterium viscerum genome contains:
- a CDS encoding ABC-F family ATP-binding cassette domain-containing protein; the protein is MLSVQSLGLHHSGNYLFQNVNFTIKKDDKVGLVGKNGAGKSTLLKMLSGEINFYEGEVVTEGSVTIGFLKQDLDFVKGRTVWAETMQAFEQINAWKNELEEVNHQMTVRTDYESDSYTDLINKMTELNDLLMNHDAYNLEGDMEKVLFGLGFKADDFQKITDEFSGGWRMRIELAKLLLQKNDIMLLDEPTNHLDMESIIWLENFLRDYPGAIVLVSHDKQFMTAVCNRTFDINNKKVDDYKANYSKYLVMREDRREKLIQAKKNQDAEIKQMEDNINKFRASATKASFAQSLIKKLDKIERIEVDNEDVSKFNIRFVQSMVPGKIIFEANHLGKAYGKKQIFDDVDFIVQRGDRIALLGQNGQGKTTLAKILAGDIKDYSGTWNLGHNVNIGYFAQNQEEVLTPNKTVLEEAEDAATEETRPRVRDLLGSFLFQGDAVTKKTKVLSGGERNRLALCKLLLRPFNTLIMDEPTNHLDIQSKEIIKLALQNFEGTLIVISHDREFLQGLCDKIYEFRDGKMKEFLGDINEYLEYRQKETIREISAEKAKLHQEVKVEPKKVEEKPVVSSSPSSNIVSKEQKNIQNKIKKVEERISELETKIEEMEASFAKENPSDETLEKYNKTKEDLDTALQEWEYLGTQLD